TACTGATAAATGAAAATGCGGAAAATTTAAATGAAATCTTTGCGGAAAATGAAATTTCTGCAATTTATTTGAATTTTTCTGATCCATGGCCAAAAAATCGTCATGAAAAAAGACGTTTAACCTTTCATACATTTTTGAAACAGTATCAGGAAGTAATGGATCCGGAGGGTGAAATTGTACTGAAGACAGATAACCGGGGATTATTTGAATACTCGCTTGTCAGCTTTTCTGAATATGGTATGAAATTAAAAGAAGTTAATTTGAATCTTCATAAAGATGAGGATCCCACAAACGTCATGACAGAATATGAAGAGAAATTTTCAGCCAAAGGACAAGTGATCTACCGCTGCCGGGCAAGATTTTCAAGAGGATTTGACATTAAGTAAATAAAATATGAAGAATGCACGAAATAAGCGAAATATTTATCCGGAGCGGTTATATGCATTATTTTCGCGATAGGAATCTTTGCCGGTTCCTCATTCCGTTATTTCATATAAAAACCTTGGTTGAAGGCTGGTTTCGGATCCTCATTCCGTTATTCGTCAAAATCAACCTCATATTCATTGATTTTGAGTCAATAACGGAACCAGAATCCGCTTTATCCCTTTTATAACAGCTTATCCAGACTTTAGCGGAATGAGAATCCGATTCCTTACCGATCCACAGCCTGTATTCAATCGATGCTAAAACTGTTACAAGTAGATGCGGCACCCTCGGATCTCCATCAAAAGTTTCGGATGTCACTTTCAGGAACCTCTGTGTCATCAAGCGTTACAGTTTCTACTTCGAGTTTAAAAAGCAACATTTTTCACAAAAGGTGCCTTAATTAAATGCTTTTGTCCCAACCTTATTATAACCGCAGTTGTTAGCGTTTGCAGGATATATTTTCTTTAGCTAAACTTATAGTATAGGCAAAAGGAGGATGAGGTAATGGAAACATTGCAAGTTGGACGGGCAAAACTGACGTGGCTGAACGGTGGAGTGAACTTCCTTGACGGGGGTGCCATGTTTGGGGTTGTTCCAAAGGCACTATGGAGCAAAAAATATCCACATAATGATAATAATCAGATTGAATTGCGGACGGATCCAATTCTGCTGCAGGTTGATGGCATGAATTTTTTAATTGACTCTGGAATGGGGAATGGAAAATTAACTGAAAAGCAATTACGTAATTTTGGTGTTCTGGAAGAGTCATCGATTGACAAGTCACTTGCTGAACTTGGACTTTCTGCAGATGATATTGATGCAATGTTGATGACCCATTTGCATTTTGACCATGCATGCGGTCTGACAGAAGTCGCAGAAGATGGTTATGCATCGAAGTTCAAAAACGCGGCAATCTATGTTTCCCAGGTGGAATGGGATGAAATGCGGAATCCAAACATCCGCTCCAGGAATACATATTGGGAAATGAACTGGAAACCTGTTCAGGAACAAGTCCAGCCATTTGAAAAAGAGAAAGTTATAGTTGATGGTTTAAAGATGATCCACACAAGTGGACACAGTGACGGGCATTCCATTCTTGTCTTTGAAGATGGAGACGAAACATTTATTCACATGGCAGACATTATGCCGACCAATGCCCATCAAAATAAACTTTGGGCGCTGGCATATGATGATTATCCGGTAACGTCTGTCCATCAAAAGGAAAAGTGGATGGACTTCGGGTATAGGAAACAGGCATGGTATACGTTTTATCATGATGCATACTACCGGGCGATTAAATTTGATGAAACAGGAAAACCGATTGATGAAATGAAGCGGAAGCGGTATGAATATAAGTGAACATAATAAAGCCATCTGAATGTGCTCAGATGGCTTTATAAATTTTTATGCTGTTTGCACTGCCCCGATTACGGCACCGGTGTCCACGTCCACATAAAATTCATATTGTTTATTCTCCCCGTCAATGTTACGGGTTACTCCGCCACGATAGGCATTGTACAACAATCCGTTTTTCTCCACCTCTTCAGGTTTCATGTAAATCCAGGAGCCACTGATCGGTCCTTGTTTCTTAAATGATTCTTTTGCCTGTTTTAATGCTTTTTCCGGCGTTATTGTTTGTTTTTCATCAATTTGCTGCTTTACCAGATATCCAACTGCCACACCAACTCCTGTAGCAAGTACAGCTTTTTTAAGATTCATTGTATTATTCACCTCTGGAATTATTTATTGAATGTAACCGATTTATAAATTTAGTATAACTGAAAATAATTAAAATAGAAACTAATACACAAGTGGATGGGTGGAAAGGTATAGTCACTTTCCGTTATACTAGACATATTACATAGAATTTTCAGAGATGGAGGAATACAGATGAACCAGGAAACGCTTGATTTATTTAAAACATTGACTGAATTGCAAGGCGCACCAGGAAATGAGCATCCCGTTCGCAAATTTATGAAACAAGAGCTTGAAAAGTATTCTGATGAAATTGTCCAGGATAACCTTGGTGGGGTTTTTGGAGTCAAAAATGGTGACGGTCCACGTGTGATGGTAGCAGGTCACATGGATGAAGTAGGTTTTATGGTTACTCAAATCACAAAGAATGGTATGATCCGTTTTCAGACACTAGGCGGCTGGTGGAGTCAGGTGTTGTTGGCACAGCGCGTCCAGGTAATGACAGATAATGGCCCTGTAATCGGTGTTATTGGATCTATTCCACCGCACAATTTAACACCGGATCAGCGGAAGAAGCCGATGGAAGTTAAGAACATGCTGATAGATATCGGTGCTGATGATTGTGATGATGCGGAAAAAATAGGCATTAAACCAGGGCAGGCAATTGTGCCAATTTGCCCGTTTACACCGATGGCAAATGACAAAAAAATTCTAGCCAAGGCATGGGATAACCGCTACGGCTGTGGCCTTTCCGTGGAATTGCTGAAAGAATTAAAAGATGACAAACTGCCAAATCAGTTGTACTCAGGTGCAACGGTGCAGGAGGAAGTGGGACTGCGCGGAGCACAGGTTGCTTCTCATATGATTAAACCCGATATTTTCTACGCACTTGATGCTTCACCTGCCAATGACATGTCAGGAGATGATAAGGAGTTCGGCCAATTGGGTAAAGGTGCATTACTAAGAATCTTTGACCGGTCGATGATAACACATCGCGGCATGAAAGATTTTATTCTGGATACTGCTGAATCTAATAATATTCCATATCAGTACTTTATTTCACAGGGTGGAACAGATGCGGGCAGGGTTCATCTGTCAAACGATGGGGTACCATCTGCTGTAGTTGGTATTTGTTCCCGTTACATCCACACATCAGCTTCAATAATTCATGTGGATGACTACCAGGCAGCAAAAGAACTGATTGTAAAACTGGTTAAAACAACTGACAAGACTACAGTTGAAACAATTAAAAACAGCTAATAACTAACAATGATAAGCTGCTGTCGCCAGTCTGACAGCAGCTTAAATTTTGAA
The genomic region above belongs to Virgibacillus doumboii and contains:
- a CDS encoding YtnP family quorum-quenching lactonase, with product METLQVGRAKLTWLNGGVNFLDGGAMFGVVPKALWSKKYPHNDNNQIELRTDPILLQVDGMNFLIDSGMGNGKLTEKQLRNFGVLEESSIDKSLAELGLSADDIDAMLMTHLHFDHACGLTEVAEDGYASKFKNAAIYVSQVEWDEMRNPNIRSRNTYWEMNWKPVQEQVQPFEKEKVIVDGLKMIHTSGHSDGHSILVFEDGDETFIHMADIMPTNAHQNKLWALAYDDYPVTSVHQKEKWMDFGYRKQAWYTFYHDAYYRAIKFDETGKPIDEMKRKRYEYK
- a CDS encoding PepSY domain-containing protein: MNLKKAVLATGVGVAVGYLVKQQIDEKQTITPEKALKQAKESFKKQGPISGSWIYMKPEEVEKNGLLYNAYRGGVTRNIDGENKQYEFYVDVDTGAVIGAVQTA
- a CDS encoding M42 family metallopeptidase, translating into MNQETLDLFKTLTELQGAPGNEHPVRKFMKQELEKYSDEIVQDNLGGVFGVKNGDGPRVMVAGHMDEVGFMVTQITKNGMIRFQTLGGWWSQVLLAQRVQVMTDNGPVIGVIGSIPPHNLTPDQRKKPMEVKNMLIDIGADDCDDAEKIGIKPGQAIVPICPFTPMANDKKILAKAWDNRYGCGLSVELLKELKDDKLPNQLYSGATVQEEVGLRGAQVASHMIKPDIFYALDASPANDMSGDDKEFGQLGKGALLRIFDRSMITHRGMKDFILDTAESNNIPYQYFISQGGTDAGRVHLSNDGVPSAVVGICSRYIHTSASIIHVDDYQAAKELIVKLVKTTDKTTVETIKNS
- the trmB gene encoding tRNA (guanosine(46)-N7)-methyltransferase TrmB; its protein translation is MRQRNKPWADDFLNENKHFIIPDPSEKKNKWQEMFGNSNPVHVEIGTGKGQFLAGMAEQYPDINFIGIEIAKSIIVTAAQKIMNGKHDNVLLINENAENLNEIFAENEISAIYLNFSDPWPKNRHEKRRLTFHTFLKQYQEVMDPEGEIVLKTDNRGLFEYSLVSFSEYGMKLKEVNLNLHKDEDPTNVMTEYEEKFSAKGQVIYRCRARFSRGFDIK